A genomic stretch from Thermomonospora umbrina includes:
- the msrA gene encoding peptide-methionine (S)-S-oxide reductase MsrA — protein sequence MFGFFKTEMVSPESALPGRDSAMPVPPRHEVLGTPLTPPYPEGSEIADFGLGCFWGAERKFWQTPGVITTAVGYQGGYTPHPTYEEVCSGRTGHTEAVRVVYDPAQISYEQLLRVFWEAHDPTQGMRQGNDTGTQYRSAIYTHDDTQLKAAETSRDAYQQVLTAAGYRPITTEIAPAGPFYFAEPYHQQYLSDTKNPNGYCGIGGTGVSCPVGITPTE from the coding sequence GTGTTCGGCTTCTTCAAGACCGAGATGGTCTCTCCCGAGTCCGCCCTCCCGGGCCGTGACTCCGCGATGCCGGTCCCTCCTCGCCACGAGGTCCTCGGCACCCCTCTCACGCCCCCGTATCCCGAGGGCTCCGAGATCGCCGACTTCGGCCTGGGCTGCTTCTGGGGCGCGGAACGAAAGTTCTGGCAGACCCCCGGCGTCATCACGACCGCCGTCGGCTACCAGGGCGGCTACACGCCCCACCCCACCTACGAAGAGGTCTGCAGCGGCCGCACCGGCCACACCGAGGCCGTCCGCGTGGTCTACGACCCCGCCCAGATCTCCTACGAGCAGCTCCTCCGCGTCTTCTGGGAGGCCCACGACCCCACCCAGGGCATGCGCCAGGGCAATGACACCGGCACCCAGTACCGCTCGGCGATCTACACCCATGACGACACCCAACTGAAGGCCGCCGAGACCTCCCGCGACGCCTACCAGCAGGTCCTCACCGCCGCCGGCTACCGCCCCATCACCACCGAGATCGCCCCGGCTGGCCCCTTCTACTTCGCCGAGCCCTACCACCAGCAGTACCTCTCCGACACCAAGAACCCCAACGGCTACTGCGGCATAGGCGGCACCGGCGTCAGTTGCCCCGTGGGCATCACCCCAACGGAGTGA
- a CDS encoding TetR/AcrR family transcriptional regulator — protein sequence MRTARTLSGGGLGDGGGGMAADEDLGRRGDGPATRRRGEALEQAILEAAAAELRESGYAGMTMDKVARRAATNKNAIYRRWRHRAALGVAAYRHLARSRTPTPDTGSLRGDALELLRRTNATWSSPEGAILRDLLAASSDDPQLLTLLREQAGDAMGTAWLTLLSRAVARAEAPPEALHPRVAALPMTLLRGEYALRGLPSVPDAVLTEIVDEVFLPLVRGRSPQAPQTLTSAAPTPPPNAGGDPLRA from the coding sequence ATGCGTACGGCGCGTACCCTGTCCGGCGGAGGGCTCGGCGACGGAGGGGGCGGCATGGCGGCCGATGAGGACCTGGGCCGGCGCGGCGACGGGCCGGCCACCCGACGCCGCGGCGAGGCGTTGGAGCAGGCGATCCTGGAGGCCGCGGCGGCCGAGCTGCGCGAATCCGGCTACGCCGGGATGACCATGGACAAGGTCGCCCGCCGGGCCGCCACCAACAAGAACGCGATCTACCGGCGATGGCGCCATCGTGCGGCCCTGGGCGTCGCCGCGTACCGACACCTTGCCCGGTCGCGGACCCCGACCCCGGACACCGGCTCCCTGCGCGGCGACGCCCTGGAGCTGCTCAGACGGACGAACGCGACCTGGTCCTCCCCGGAGGGCGCCATCCTGCGCGACCTCCTCGCCGCCTCCTCCGACGACCCGCAACTCCTCACCCTGCTGCGCGAACAGGCCGGCGACGCCATGGGCACCGCCTGGCTCACCCTCCTGAGCCGCGCCGTCGCCCGAGCCGAGGCCCCCCCGGAGGCCCTCCACCCTCGGGTCGCCGCCCTGCCGATGACCCTGCTGCGCGGCGAGTACGCCCTACGGGGCCTGCCCTCCGTCCCCGACGCCGTCCTCACCGAGATCGTCGACGAGGTCTTCCTCCCCCTGGTCCGCGGCCGATCCCCCCAGGCCCCTCAGACCCTCACCTCGGCGGCCCCGACTCCCCCACCGAACGCGGGCGGAGATCCCCTGCGGGCATGA
- a CDS encoding VOC family protein, translating to MIGRIDEVVVDCADPGPLARFWAGVLGGDPVDRDADWSYVDTAGGLRIAFQRVPEPKLTKNRLHLDIAVDDIGPARERLLSAGATARGEVVVDDQGAFQVMRDPEGNEFCLVH from the coding sequence ATGATCGGACGCATCGACGAAGTGGTCGTGGACTGCGCGGACCCGGGCCCGCTGGCACGCTTCTGGGCCGGCGTCCTCGGCGGCGACCCGGTGGACCGTGACGCGGACTGGTCGTACGTCGACACAGCGGGTGGCCTCCGCATCGCGTTCCAGCGCGTGCCCGAGCCCAAGCTCACCAAGAACCGGCTCCACCTGGACATCGCGGTGGACGACATCGGCCCGGCGCGGGAGCGGCTTCTCTCAGCGGGGGCGACGGCCCGCGGTGAGGTGGTGGTGGACGACCAGGGGGCCTTCCAGGTCATGCGGGACCCCGAGGGCAACGAGTTCTGTCTGGTCCACTGA
- a CDS encoding DivIVA domain-containing protein has translation MNSPHTPAGHHYSTSSDGGVRHDDGRYTGPDPAEPDRTGGHNLPATMGESRLTPAELQSVTFPRAPLGRRGYDEERVRSFLQYIERELAQIFSERTALADEVARLRERLSGVSSGGVPPEEAHFQAVRILSQAQQTADLYVADAERYTRELAQEARQYREAILSDAKSQAELLLDEAHRRASAVAETAAAAAPPPQHVPSGDPSSLPDDVRRQMEREIAYLRTYSEVYRTHLRSYLESLLRNVDEWERSERDALPTGATEPPRPR, from the coding sequence TTGAACTCCCCGCACACTCCGGCAGGGCACCATTACTCCACGTCGTCCGACGGCGGCGTCCGGCACGACGACGGGCGGTACACCGGGCCCGACCCGGCCGAACCGGACCGCACGGGAGGCCACAATCTCCCGGCCACGATGGGCGAGTCGCGGCTGACCCCGGCCGAGCTGCAGTCCGTCACGTTCCCCCGCGCGCCGTTGGGCCGCCGGGGCTACGACGAGGAACGCGTCCGGTCGTTCCTGCAGTACATCGAGCGGGAGCTGGCCCAGATCTTCAGCGAGCGGACCGCGCTGGCCGACGAGGTGGCCCGTCTCCGCGAACGGCTCTCCGGCGTGTCCTCCGGCGGCGTCCCCCCGGAGGAGGCGCACTTCCAGGCGGTACGGATCCTGTCGCAGGCGCAGCAGACCGCCGACCTGTACGTGGCGGACGCCGAACGCTACACCCGCGAGCTGGCGCAGGAGGCCCGGCAGTACCGCGAGGCGATCCTCTCCGACGCCAAGTCGCAGGCCGAGCTGCTCCTCGACGAGGCGCACCGCAGGGCCTCCGCCGTCGCCGAGACCGCCGCGGCCGCCGCGCCCCCGCCCCAGCACGTGCCCTCCGGCGACCCCTCGTCGCTACCGGACGACGTGCGGCGGCAGATGGAACGCGAGATCGCCTACCTGCGGACCTACAGCGAGGTCTACCGCACCCACCTGCGCTCCTACCTGGAGTCGCTGCTGCGCAACGTCGACGAATGGGAGCGCTCGGAACGCGACGCGCTGCCGACCGGCGCCACGGAGCCTCCCCGCCCCCGCTGA
- a CDS encoding polyprenyl synthetase family protein, with product MNSGVPFGLQVDEALAADMRERLSEVERLLTESIASEDPLLTEASRHLVEAGGKRFRPMLVLLASHFGDPAAAGVVPAAAVVELTHLATLYHDDVMDEATMRRGEVSANTRWTNTVAILTGDYLFARASDLLADLGPQAVRIQARAFARLVRGQMAETTGPGADADPLKHYLQVVADKTASLIAVSGQFGAMLAGSSTHVVDTVTSACEKIGVAFQLSDDILDIASESDQSGKTPGTDLREGVRTLPVLHVLSTTDAESARLRELLEQDLTDDTLHAEALELLRAHPAMDRARADLRQWAEDARGELLTLPDVPVRQAFTGLCDYVVSRTG from the coding sequence GTGAACAGTGGCGTGCCGTTCGGGCTGCAGGTCGACGAGGCGCTCGCGGCGGACATGCGCGAGCGCCTGTCGGAGGTCGAGAGGCTGCTGACGGAGTCGATCGCCTCCGAGGACCCGTTGCTGACCGAGGCGTCGCGGCACCTGGTCGAGGCGGGCGGCAAGCGGTTCCGCCCGATGCTGGTGCTGTTGGCCTCGCATTTCGGCGACCCGGCCGCCGCGGGTGTGGTGCCGGCGGCGGCGGTGGTGGAGTTGACCCATCTGGCGACGCTCTACCACGACGACGTGATGGACGAGGCGACCATGCGGCGCGGCGAGGTGTCGGCGAACACCCGCTGGACCAACACGGTCGCCATCCTCACCGGCGACTACCTGTTCGCCCGGGCGTCGGACCTGCTGGCCGACCTGGGCCCCCAGGCGGTGCGGATCCAGGCGCGGGCGTTCGCCCGGCTGGTGCGCGGCCAGATGGCCGAGACCACGGGTCCGGGCGCCGACGCCGATCCGTTGAAGCACTACCTCCAGGTGGTGGCCGACAAGACGGCCTCGCTGATCGCCGTGTCCGGCCAGTTCGGGGCGATGCTGGCGGGCTCGTCCACGCACGTGGTCGACACGGTCACCTCCGCCTGCGAGAAGATCGGTGTCGCGTTCCAGCTCTCGGACGACATCCTGGACATCGCCTCGGAGTCCGACCAGTCCGGCAAGACCCCCGGCACCGACCTGCGCGAGGGTGTCCGTACGCTGCCCGTCCTGCACGTGCTGTCGACCACGGACGCCGAGAGCGCGCGGCTGCGGGAGCTGCTGGAGCAGGACCTCACCGACGACACGCTGCACGCGGAGGCGCTGGAGCTGCTGCGCGCCCACCCGGCGATGGACCGGGCGCGCGCCGACCTGCGGCAGTGGGCCGAGGACGCGCGCGGTGAGCTGCTGACGCTGCCGGACGTGCCGGTGCGGCAGGCGTTCACCGGTCTGTGCGACTACGTGGTCTCTCGTACCGGCTGA
- a CDS encoding globin domain-containing protein, giving the protein MDAQRLKDSFAHVARQGDAVALFFYSDLFVRNPQLRDMFPIGMSVQREKLLGALGGIVAQVDDLPSLVPFLQQLGRDHRKFGIVAEHYPAVGASLLATLKYFCGTAWNDDLAEDWNAAYTLVSKVMLEAANEDALRSPAWWNAQVIGVERRRFDIAMLRVVPDQPLPYLPGQSVAVETTSRPRHWRYYSMANAPRADHTIDFHVRLVDGGPVSSVLVRSLHVGDRLRLGAPVGTLTLNEDSPRDVLLVAGSTGLAPLKAILEQLARRPSPPRTHLFFGARTHEGLYDLEELSKLAMELRWLTLVPAVSDEPPGTLPGLHRAGTAQAEHGTLPDVVGRRGLWIDHDAYVCGPPVMVARTNERLVQLGVNRDRIRMETFAEAQR; this is encoded by the coding sequence GTGGATGCACAGCGGTTGAAGGACAGCTTCGCCCATGTGGCGCGGCAGGGCGACGCCGTCGCCCTGTTCTTCTACTCCGACCTGTTCGTTCGCAATCCGCAGTTGCGCGACATGTTCCCCATCGGCATGAGCGTGCAGCGGGAGAAGCTGCTCGGGGCGCTCGGCGGCATCGTCGCCCAGGTGGACGACCTGCCGTCGCTCGTCCCGTTCCTGCAGCAGCTCGGCCGCGACCACCGCAAGTTCGGGATCGTGGCCGAGCACTACCCCGCCGTCGGCGCCAGCCTGCTGGCCACGCTGAAGTACTTCTGCGGCACGGCCTGGAACGACGACCTCGCCGAGGACTGGAACGCCGCGTACACACTGGTCTCCAAGGTGATGCTGGAGGCCGCCAACGAGGACGCCCTGCGCAGCCCCGCCTGGTGGAACGCCCAGGTCATCGGCGTGGAGCGGCGGCGCTTCGACATCGCGATGCTGCGGGTCGTCCCCGACCAGCCGCTGCCGTACCTGCCGGGCCAGTCCGTCGCGGTCGAGACCACGTCCCGCCCGCGGCACTGGCGCTACTACTCGATGGCCAACGCGCCGCGCGCCGACCACACGATCGACTTCCACGTGCGGCTCGTCGACGGCGGCCCGGTCAGCTCGGTGCTGGTGCGCTCCCTGCACGTGGGGGACCGGCTGCGGCTCGGCGCCCCGGTCGGGACGCTGACGCTGAACGAGGACTCTCCCCGGGACGTCCTCCTGGTGGCGGGCAGCACCGGCCTGGCCCCCCTCAAGGCGATCCTGGAGCAGTTGGCCCGCCGCCCGTCGCCGCCCCGCACCCATCTGTTCTTCGGCGCCCGCACCCACGAGGGGCTGTACGACCTCGAGGAGCTCAGCAAGCTGGCGATGGAGCTGCGCTGGCTGACGCTGGTGCCCGCCGTGTCCGACGAACCGCCCGGCACGCTCCCCGGCCTCCACCGGGCCGGCACGGCCCAGGCCGAGCACGGCACCCTGCCCGACGTGGTGGGCCGCCGCGGGCTGTGGATCGACCACGACGCGTACGTGTGCGGGCCGCCGGTGATGGTCGCCCGTACGAACGAGCGCCTGGTCCAGTTGGGTGTCAACCGTGACCGTATCCGGATGGAAACCTTCGCCGAAGCACAGAGGTGA
- the rarD gene encoding EamA family transporter RarD yields the protein MIDRRGMGFGVAAYVLWGLFPLYWPLLKPAGAVEILAHRVLWSLAAVAAILTVRRHWAWVRGLTPRQGGLLALAAGLIAANWGTYIYAVNSGHTIEASLGYFINPLISVLLGVLVFRERLRPWQWAAIGLGALAVVVLAVDHGRPPWMALVLAGSFGTYGLLKKVAGMPSAESRAVETAVTFVPALVFLLVLEGRGTGTFGHEGVPQALLLAAAGIVTAVPLMLFNAAAIRIPMSTMGMLQYLAPVLQFLIGLLIQHEAMPGSRWVGFLLVWAALAILTFDGLRVARRNRLAASVVRPGGGQRGRGGSVAPVGSASRSERSHSSTLRSSDSR from the coding sequence GTGATCGATCGTCGCGGTATGGGCTTCGGGGTCGCGGCGTACGTGCTGTGGGGCCTGTTCCCGCTGTACTGGCCGTTGCTGAAGCCGGCCGGGGCGGTGGAGATCCTCGCCCATCGGGTGCTGTGGTCGCTGGCGGCCGTGGCCGCGATCCTGACCGTTCGAAGGCACTGGGCCTGGGTCCGGGGGCTCACCCCGAGGCAGGGCGGGCTGTTGGCGCTCGCCGCGGGGCTCATCGCCGCCAACTGGGGCACCTACATCTACGCGGTGAACTCCGGGCACACCATCGAGGCGTCGCTGGGTTACTTCATCAATCCGCTGATCAGCGTGCTGCTGGGCGTGCTGGTGTTCCGGGAGAGACTGCGGCCCTGGCAATGGGCGGCGATCGGCCTGGGGGCCCTCGCCGTGGTGGTGCTCGCCGTCGACCACGGACGGCCGCCGTGGATGGCGCTGGTGCTGGCGGGCTCGTTCGGGACGTACGGGCTGCTGAAGAAGGTCGCCGGCATGCCGTCGGCGGAGAGCCGTGCGGTCGAGACGGCGGTGACCTTCGTGCCCGCGCTGGTGTTCCTGCTGGTGCTGGAGGGGCGCGGCACGGGAACGTTCGGGCACGAGGGGGTCCCGCAGGCGCTGCTGCTGGCGGCCGCGGGGATCGTGACGGCGGTGCCGCTGATGCTGTTCAACGCGGCGGCCATTCGGATCCCGATGAGCACCATGGGGATGCTGCAGTACCTGGCGCCCGTCCTGCAGTTCCTGATCGGCCTGCTGATCCAGCACGAGGCGATGCCGGGGAGCCGCTGGGTCGGGTTCCTGTTGGTGTGGGCGGCCCTGGCGATCCTGACGTTCGACGGTCTGCGCGTCGCCCGCCGCAACCGCCTGGCCGCGTCGGTCGTTCGCCCCGGCGGGGGTCAGCGGGGGCGGGGAGGCTCCGTGGCGCCGGTCGGCAGCGCGTCGCGTTCCGAGCGCTCCCATTCGTCGACGTTGCGCAGCAGCGACTCCAGGTAG
- a CDS encoding globin domain-containing protein — MSSQPLKENFALVGAHGEDVAAYFYADLFSRAPAVRPMFPASMEKQQEKLLAALSAIVSLLDDPAELVPFLEDLGRRHDGLGVRPEHFPVVGASLLATLAHFSGDAWNEDLEREWAAAYGTAADVMKGALA, encoded by the coding sequence ATGAGCTCGCAGCCGCTCAAGGAGAACTTCGCGCTGGTCGGCGCGCACGGCGAGGACGTCGCCGCCTACTTTTACGCCGACCTGTTCTCTCGCGCCCCCGCCGTGCGTCCGATGTTCCCGGCGTCCATGGAGAAGCAGCAGGAGAAGCTGCTCGCCGCGCTGTCGGCCATCGTGTCGCTGCTCGACGACCCCGCCGAGCTGGTGCCGTTCCTCGAGGACCTGGGGCGGCGGCACGACGGGCTGGGTGTTCGGCCCGAGCACTTCCCGGTGGTGGGCGCGAGCCTGCTCGCCACGCTGGCGCACTTCAGCGGGGACGCGTGGAACGAGGATCTGGAGCGCGAATGGGCGGCCGCCTACGGTACGGCGGCCGACGTGATGAAGGGTGCCCTCGCCTGA